TCGGCTCGGAGCTGAAGCGGCTCGTGGACGAGCATCGGCCGGAGGTCGTGCTGATTGAAGCGACCGGAGCGGCCAATCCGATCGAAATGATGGACGCGGTCACTGAAGCTTCGATGCTGGCGCGCGTCGAGCTGCGTACGGTGGCGACGGTCGTCGACGGCCCGGAGCTGCTTGCGCGCAGCCGAAAAGGCGGACGAACGTTCAAGCTGATGCAGGATCAAATCCGCTGCGCGACCGATTTAATCGTCAATAAAGCGGACCGGCTCGGTTCCGAGGAGCTGATCGAAGTGCAGCAGCTGGTCCGGGAGTTGAACGAATACGCACCGATGACCGTTACGGTCCGCTGCATGACGGAGCTCGGCATTTTCGCTCCGGACGCGGCGGAAGGCCGCATTCCCGCCCGCGGCGGGCGGGACGTCCACGAAGCGCATCTGTGCGGCGCAAATTGCAGCCACGGACTTCATCGCGACGGTCAGGAGCAGAGCGGCGAACACTACGTCTCGCACGAGCATGTGATGACCCTGACGCATTATTTTAACGGACCTGTCGACAGTGAAGCGTTCGAGGCGCTGCTTAAACGGCTGCCGAATGACGTGTACCGTGCCAAAGGGATTGTTACGTTGACGGACACGCGCAGCCGGTTTCTGTTTCAATACGCTTACCGCGAGTCCGATTTTATCCGGATTACGCCGCAGGGCGAGGTGAACGACGTAGCGGTGTTTATCGGCGAGCATTTTGCGAAGGACCGGCTGCTGGAGGAACTGAAGCGGCTGGAAGAGGCCGGCGCAAGCGCGGGAAACGGGAACGGCGCGTGAAACGAAGGATAAACCGGCCGGCCGCCGGGCTCGGATTACATTGGACCCCAATTGGGTAAACTATCCAACTGTTGATCGATTTCACACTACCGAAGGAGATGACAGTTGGAATGAAATGGGTGAACATCAAGCGGAATGCCGCCCTCGCCGCCCTCCTGACAGGTGCGCTGCTCCTTGCGGCCGTTCCGGTGCCGGCGTTCGGTGCGCCAGAGGCGGCGCCCGGCGGCCAGTCCGGTCAGAACGAACAAGCCGGGCACGATTGGAAGGACGACCGCGGCCATTGGCGCGAGCATCATGAAGCGCGCAAGCTGAAGCATTTGAAGGAAGCGGCCGAGTATTTCGGCATTGCGACCGAAGGCAAAACGGCGGATCAGCTTCGTACCGAGCTGAAAGCCGCGAAAGAAAAGGATGCCGCGAAGTGGGAACGGTTCAAAGCCGAGCATAAAGCGAAACGGCTGGAGAGGCTTCAGACAATCGCGAGAAAGCTCGGCATCTCGACCGAGGGCAAATCGGCCAAGCAGCTGCGCGAGGAAATCCGCGCCGTCTGCCGCGAGAAGCGGAACGCGGCCAAGCGGGACGGCAAGTCCGGCGAGGAAACAAAGCAGGATCAACGCTCGGGAAAGAAGGCCGAACAGTCGGCCGGCGGGAGCGGTTCGCATATGTAATCGCATAAGAGGTGCTCGAGCCGCAAGGCAATGCGGACTTCGGGCAGCCTCTTTTTGCGCTATATAGGCCGTTATACGACTCGGCCCATTCAATGAGGCTCGCTCCCTGGCAGCACCTGTTTTCCTTCACTGCGGCTGGAAAACATCGATTCCAAACAAGCCGGGGCTAGTCTGCATAAATGTCCAAGTCCCCTCATAGACATGTACAAGTCAAGCGTAAACGGCCACGTCCCGTACGGGGCCGCGCCGCAGGCGGAGCCGGTCTCCAGGCCGATGCCGCCGCGCGGCGGTCCGTACGAAACCGGATACGTTTAAATCATGTGATGAGGGGTTGATCTCATGCGTCGTCGAGTCGGTTTCATCGCGGCCTTCCTGCTGCTCGCAGCGGCGGTGCTCGCCGGGTGCGGGACCAAAGACGCGAATTCGGTCGTCAAAGATTTGGACAAAACGGTAAACACGATGGAAAGCTACCACGGCAGCGGCAAAATGATTTTGCACACCGGCCAGCAGCCGCTCCAGTACGATGTCGATGTCTCCTACCAAAAGCCGAACTATTACCGGATCGAGCTTACGAACGCCAAGAAGGACATTACGCAAATCGTGCTTCGCAACGATGAGGGCGTGTTCGTCCTGACGCCGCGCCTCAACAAGGTGTTCCGCTTCCAGAGCGACTGGCCGGCCAACCAGGGGCAGGTTTATTTGTACCAGACGCTCGTGCAGAGCATCCTGCTAGATAATTCCCGCCAGTTCACGACCGACAAGGACGCATACGTCTTCGACGTCATGGCCAACTACCAGAACGGCTCGCTCGCGCGGCAAAAGATTTGGCTGAACAAAGCCGACTACGCGCCGAAGCAGGTGGAAGTCAGCGACGCCAACGCCGCCGTCATGGTGGAGGTGAAATTCGACAAGTTCGAATTCGATTCCAAGCTGGATAAAAGCGTCTTCGACACGCAGCGCAACATGGGCGGAGCGAGCGACAAACCGACGATCGCCGAGCCGGATAACAGCATGAACGACTCGTCCGACAACGGGACGGCGAACGCGCCGGACAACGCCAACGCCAACGCCAACGCCAACGCGGCGGACAATTCGAATGACGGTTCGACGAATAACATGAATGCCGATAACTCAAACGCGAACGCGCAGGACGACTCGAATATGAGCGCGCCCGACAACAATGCCGACGGCAACGCGCCGCAGTCCGACGACAATACGGGAGCGGATCCGGACCAGTCGGCGAACGGCAACGCGAATAATTCGGCAGACGACAACAGCAGCCAGACAAGCGGCGACAATAACGCGCAGTCCGATGACAATGCCCAGGATACCCTTGCGCCGGCCGGCGGCGGACAGCCCGACGGCACGTTCACCGCGATGGAGCCGTCTTATCTGCCGGACGGCGTGTCGATGAAGGATTACGACGACATCACCTTTGGCGGCAATCCCGGCATCATGTTCCGTTATACAGGCGCTTACGATTACACGCTGATTGAAACGCAGCCCGGCGATACCGCCGCATCGCTTATACCGGGCACCATGGTCGATCTCGGCTTTACGATGGGCTCCATCAGCGGAGACGATCAGAAGACGCTCATTTGGACCTACAACGGGATGGAATACCGGCTGACGAGCGGTACGCTGCCGGAGCCCGAGATGGTGAAAGTCGCGCAGTCCGTACTCGACGAAATGGGCAAATAGACGAGATAAGGGTATATTTTCCACCGCCAACCCGGCGGATTCCGCCTTCCGTTTCATTGACAGCCTCAAGCCCGAGCAGGTAACATAAAGGTTACGGGTTTAAGACGACAAACGCCCGTCCCTGTGCGCCCTCATGGCGCCGGGGGCGGCGTTTACGTTTGGGATGAGAAGAAGGTGGAAGGTTTGAACGATTACTACCGTCCGACGCGGGCGGAAATTTCGCTCGACGCGCTGCGGCACAACTTGCTTTCGTTTCGCAAGGCGATTCCGCAGGACATGAAGCTGATGGCTTCCGTCAAGGCTAACGCCTATGGCCACGGAGCGGTGGAGATTGCCCGGGAGGCGGCCGCGTGCGGCGTCGATTATTTGGGTGTCGCCTTCCTGGACGAAGCGCTGCAGCTGCGGAGAGCAGGCATTTCGGCGCCGATCCTGGTGCTCGGCTATGTGCCTCCCGAAGGGCTCGGCATCGCCCGCGATCGGAATATATCGATATCGCTTTTCCGCGAGGACATTTTACAGGCGGCCGCATCGCTCCCGTCAACCGGCAAGCGGCTGAAGGTACATGTCAAAATCGATACCGGCATGGGCAGGCTCGGTTTGCTTCCCGGCGAGGAAGCGGTTCGTTTTATCGGCCGGGCGGCCATGGAGCCGAACCTCGAGGTCGAGGGGCTGTTTACGCACTACGCCCGGGCCGACGAAGGCGACAAAAGCTATACGCGGCTGCAGCACGAGCGCTTCGCCTCCGTCGTCGAGGAAGTGAAACGCGCCGGCATGGCCGTTCCCATCATTCACGCGGCCAACAGCGCCGCCGGCATCGACACGCCGGAATGGGGCGGGGGCATGCTGCGGCTCGGCATCAGCATGTACGGCTTGTATCCGTCCGAAGAGGTAAACAAGCGCCGCATCCGGCTCGAGCCCGTGCTTTCGCTGATCTCGGAAGTCGTGATGACGAAACGGGCGCCGGCGGACTGGGGCATCAGCTACGGGACGCGCTATGTGACGCAGTGCGAGGAGCGGATCGGTACCGTTCCCGTCGGCTATGCGGACGGCTTCAGCCGGATGCTGACGGGCAAAGCCGAGGCGCTCGTGCGCGGTCGCCGGGTGCCGGTGCTCGGCACGATCTGCATGGATCAGTGCATGATCGCGCTCGACCCGGCCGCGGATGCGGAATTCGGCGAAGTCGAAGACGGCGAGCAGGTCGTCCTGATCGGCTCGCAGGGCGGAGAGACGATCACCGCCGATGAAGTGGCGGCGAAGCTCGGCACGATTAACTACGAAGTGGCCTGCATGATTGCGGCGCGCGTTCCGCGCGTCTACGTGCGCGGCGGAGAAATCGTCTCGATCGTCAACGGGCTTGGCGGGTAAACGCATGGTTTTTCCGTCTCCAGCATTCGCCGCGCGCGGGGCAATTTACCAGATCTTTTTACGATCGGATTAGAGGATTTTTGCGATTTTTCGCGAATTAGTCAAGATGCGGACAGTACGGCTTGAAAGCGGAGTAACGATGCAGCATACTTGCTATACGCTCTGCATAGATATGATGGAGTATAATTCGCTGAAAACTTTGACATACTGTTACTGCGTTTTTGCTGGAAATGTTTTGGGGGTGCGAGTTCGGTGGCCAATATGCAAAACACCAAGAGGATTATGATCAGTTTGCCGGATCATTTACTGGAGGAAGTCGACGGGATCGTCGCCAAAGAAAACTCGAACCGAAGCGAATTTATTCGACAAGCGATGAAATTGTACTTGGTCGAGCGCAAAAAACGTCAAATCCGCGAATCGATGCAGCGCGGATATTTGGAAATGGCAAAAATCAATTTGGGAATGGCATCGGAAGCTTTTCAAGCGGAGGAAGATGCCGACAGCACGCTCGGCCGACTCGTAAGCGGGGTGTAGAGCTTGATCGTAAAACGCGGCGATGTGTTTTTCGCGGATTTGTCTCCTGTCGTCGGTTCGGAGCAGGGAGGAGTCCGTCCCGTTCTCGTCATTCAGAACGACATCGGCAACCGGTTCAGTCCGACGGTGATTGTGGCCGCCATTACGGCGCAAATTCAGAAGGCCAAATTGCCGACGCATGTGGAAATCGATGCGGCTTCGCACGGCTTCGACCGAGATTCCGTGCTGCTGCTGGAGCAGATTCGGACAATCGACAAACAGCGGCTGACCGATAAAATCACGCACCTTGACGACGAAATGATGCGCAAGGTGGACGAAGCGCTGCAAATCAGCGTCGGTTTGATCGATTTTTAAATCGTCCGGCGGCGCCGGAAGCGGAACAGGGCGGATGCCCTGTTTTTTGTCGTATGGGAATGAAGGTTAACATTTCGCCTTTTCTCGGTCGTTCGAAGAGAAGAACCCGGGAAAGGTTAAGGAACTTTAAAAATTTTGCGCGGCATATAGACAGCTTGTCGTTGGTCTGCTATTATGAGGTCATTATATGGAATTGTTTGATCCTTAAGGCGATGCGAAGAACGCATGCTTGGGCATAATGCCCCGGTATGCGTTTTTTTTTATTGCCATGAAATTGGGGGGCGGGACCGGTT
This genomic window from Paenibacillus humicola contains:
- a CDS encoding CobW family GTP-binding protein, which produces MTDKEMRQQEPGTVPVHLLSGFLGSGKTTLLNRIVDHYKAAGVRAAVVMNELGEVNLDGQLIAGDVPMAEMLGGCICCTIRGDLGSELKRLVDEHRPEVVLIEATGAANPIEMMDAVTEASMLARVELRTVATVVDGPELLARSRKGGRTFKLMQDQIRCATDLIVNKADRLGSEELIEVQQLVRELNEYAPMTVTVRCMTELGIFAPDAAEGRIPARGGRDVHEAHLCGANCSHGLHRDGQEQSGEHYVSHEHVMTLTHYFNGPVDSEAFEALLKRLPNDVYRAKGIVTLTDTRSRFLFQYAYRESDFIRITPQGEVNDVAVFIGEHFAKDRLLEELKRLEEAGASAGNGNGA
- a CDS encoding outer membrane lipoprotein-sorting protein yields the protein MRRRVGFIAAFLLLAAAVLAGCGTKDANSVVKDLDKTVNTMESYHGSGKMILHTGQQPLQYDVDVSYQKPNYYRIELTNAKKDITQIVLRNDEGVFVLTPRLNKVFRFQSDWPANQGQVYLYQTLVQSILLDNSRQFTTDKDAYVFDVMANYQNGSLARQKIWLNKADYAPKQVEVSDANAAVMVEVKFDKFEFDSKLDKSVFDTQRNMGGASDKPTIAEPDNSMNDSSDNGTANAPDNANANANANAADNSNDGSTNNMNADNSNANAQDDSNMSAPDNNADGNAPQSDDNTGADPDQSANGNANNSADDNSSQTSGDNNAQSDDNAQDTLAPAGGGQPDGTFTAMEPSYLPDGVSMKDYDDITFGGNPGIMFRYTGAYDYTLIETQPGDTAASLIPGTMVDLGFTMGSISGDDQKTLIWTYNGMEYRLTSGTLPEPEMVKVAQSVLDEMGK
- the alr gene encoding alanine racemase, with the translated sequence MNDYYRPTRAEISLDALRHNLLSFRKAIPQDMKLMASVKANAYGHGAVEIAREAAACGVDYLGVAFLDEALQLRRAGISAPILVLGYVPPEGLGIARDRNISISLFREDILQAAASLPSTGKRLKVHVKIDTGMGRLGLLPGEEAVRFIGRAAMEPNLEVEGLFTHYARADEGDKSYTRLQHERFASVVEEVKRAGMAVPIIHAANSAAGIDTPEWGGGMLRLGISMYGLYPSEEVNKRRIRLEPVLSLISEVVMTKRAPADWGISYGTRYVTQCEERIGTVPVGYADGFSRMLTGKAEALVRGRRVPVLGTICMDQCMIALDPAADAEFGEVEDGEQVVLIGSQGGETITADEVAAKLGTINYEVACMIAARVPRVYVRGGEIVSIVNGLGG
- a CDS encoding CopG family ribbon-helix-helix protein, with protein sequence MANMQNTKRIMISLPDHLLEEVDGIVAKENSNRSEFIRQAMKLYLVERKKRQIRESMQRGYLEMAKINLGMASEAFQAEEDADSTLGRLVSGV
- a CDS encoding type II toxin-antitoxin system PemK/MazF family toxin yields the protein MIVKRGDVFFADLSPVVGSEQGGVRPVLVIQNDIGNRFSPTVIVAAITAQIQKAKLPTHVEIDAASHGFDRDSVLLLEQIRTIDKQRLTDKITHLDDEMMRKVDEALQISVGLIDF